From Chloroflexota bacterium:
GGACACATGGTCACGGCTGAAGGGGCCATTGCGTCTGGCATACTACCCACGTCCTTCATTTTGCCTTCTTTTCTCTCCGTTGCGACCCTTTTCCGTCTTCCCTTTCCCCTGTTCCCTATTCACTCTATCCTACCCCCATCCCCTCTGGCCTATTCTCTCTTCCCTACCCCCTCTTCCCTACTCCCTACTCCCTCTATTCTGCTCTCGATCCCCTTCACCCTTTACGCTAATCTCTTTTCTGAGGCGGACATCTTTATCGCAGATGGGGAAGAGCTGAACGTTGGCCTCCTTTTTGCCGATCTGACGCCTGATCTTTTGCAGTAGCTCTTCGCGGCGGTTGTGGTTCATCTCTCCCAGGAAGGCGCTGTACTGGATGCGGTCCAGGCCGTAGTCCAGGCAGATGTCCGCCACCTTGGCCCGCAGCTTGTCATCCGGAATGTCGTAGATAACCAGAGAGATCACTATAGCTCCTGTGGCCATTCTTCAATAGGAATCACCTGGCAGCCCAGGTCTTGTCCCTGGTGTCGGGGGTTGGCGGTGACCAGAGGGCAGTCGTATTTCTGAGCGAGGGCGGCATAGCAGGCATCGTACACTGTGATGTCGAATTGCCGCGATAGCTCCACCGAAGCTGCCAGTAGTTCAGAATCTATGGAGACGGCACTCAGGCCGAGAGCAAACATGTTGGCTACTGCCGACTGAACGGCTTCGGTCGGGATGAACTTCTTGTGGACGATGGCATTAGCGACCTCATAATAGAAGAGGTCAGGCACCACGATCTGTGTCTGTCGAGCTACGTGGGCATCTCTTATAGCCAGGGCTGGCTGGAGCGCAGCTTCACCCTTGGCGGAAAACCACTTGACTCCTACCGAGGCATCGAGGACTAATGTCTGTCGCGCCATTTCAGTATCTCAGCGGTACCGTCCCAGGGACCGAACTCTTCCCGTAGGCGGTCGATGGCTTCAGCCGCCCGGCGGCGTTGCTGTAGCAATTTCTCCTCCTCCTTTTCTTGCAGGTAGTGTTTCACCGCCTGGGTGAGGAAGGCGCTGCGGCTGGAGCCTGCCTCGCGGGCTGCCTGGTCCAGCTCTCGAAGCACGTCTTCAGGGATGGAGACATTTATTTTACTTACCATGGCTACCTCCTTTTGTTGTCTCCATCCATTATACCATAGCGAGTACCACCCAGTTGCTTCTTATCGACGGCTGGGCTCAAGCGAGAACTCATTTCCGCTGTCCTAGCTTGTCATCGGTTTCCTTCTCGATCAAAACAGATACGCCAGTCTGTAGTCCAGGCAGATATCAGATACTTTGCCCAGGATCCATCCCAGGGGTATTGCAGGCAATGAGAGGGATTTGGTTCATATTAAGGTTTGTCCACAGCATCCGACTCATATACTGTAAAGCCTGGTCCCGTATTCATAACCCCCAATGGGATCATTGTGTCAACAAACTTTCGGTGTTCGTCACGCTTCACGATCTCTGACGTGTAGGAGCTCAGGATTTGAAGCGTTGCCGTCGGGCCAAAATCGTCCATCGGCACAACGTGGGCTTTAGCAGGCAAAGTGAATTGCGCCCGATTCTCCAGGGGTTGTGTGAAGTTTCCCCCAAGTTCGGCCATTCGTCGCATACCTAGATACTGGATGAAGCAACCTCTCTTGCCGATATTAAGTTTCGCTGTCCGGCGGCTTTAGGTAAATGCCAGTGCCTCTTTCGCTCTACCTGCTCTCAATCCCGCTATGGACGCACCTTTTACCTCCACCCAAAGCGAGATTACCGCTTGATAGGCCCTATCCCCAGAGGCACTGACCTATGGCAAGAGAAGTATGCTGCCCGTACCAGTGTGGAGAGGAGTTACTCTGAGGAGAAAGGAAGTCGTTGGCTGGCAAACCCCAGAGTAAGGGGACTAGCCAGGGTGAAAATCCACGTCTATCTCGCTCTATCTGCCCAGGTGATAAAGAGGATTGGAACCGTAATAATGGAGAGGCTTACCAGGTCTCATCCTGCACCATGTGGAGGCAACGGACGGAAAGTGAGCCAGAACACCGTTCGGTTTCTGAGCCACCCTGGGTAGCAGTTTAGCGTTTCTTGTCATGTCATTCAACTGACTATGGTTGTACTCTCGCCTTCTTCTCTTCG
This genomic window contains:
- the cas2 gene encoding CRISPR-associated endonuclease Cas2, whose protein sequence is MISLVIYDIPDDKLRAKVADICLDYGLDRIQYSAFLGEMNHNRREELLQKIRRQIGKKEANVQLFPICDKDVRLRKEISVKGEGDREQNRGSRE
- a CDS encoding type II toxin-antitoxin system VapC family toxin; this encodes MARQTLVLDASVGVKWFSAKGEAALQPALAIRDAHVARQTQIVVPDLFYYEVANAIVHKKFIPTEAVQSAVANMFALGLSAVSIDSELLAASVELSRQFDITVYDACYAALAQKYDCPLVTANPRHQGQDLGCQVIPIEEWPQEL
- a CDS encoding ribbon-helix-helix protein, CopG family, whose product is MVSKINVSIPEDVLRELDQAAREAGSSRSAFLTQAVKHYLQEKEEEKLLQQRRRAAEAIDRLREEFGPWDGTAEILKWRDRH